TTATTGATATCGATGAGTTCAAAAAAATTAACGATAATCATGGCCACTCAGGGGGGGATGCCGCCTTGCAACAGGTCGCGGCAATGCTCTTGGAAACAGCCCGTAACAGCGATCTTTTCTGCCGTTTAGGCGGAGATGAATTTATCTTGATCATGCCGGAAACCGATAGCGAATCAGCCAAAATGGTGGCCGAGCGAATGCAAGACAAAGTCGCTCAGACAGCTATTGAAGTTTTCAATAAAGAATTTAATGTCACCCTGAGCATGGGCATTACAACCAAGTATGGCGAAATCGAACTGGATCAATTGATCCATCAAGCCGATATCGCCCTTTATCAATCCAAGCGCACAGGACGAAACCGTATTTCAGTATCCGAACATGCGAACAACTAGGTGCTATACTAATAGCCTTAGCAACGCCTATTAGCAAACTTTAAACAGAACATGCCCTTATGTATTTAAATGATTTTCACCGCATTGAAAACAACAATGTTTTCATTACACCACAACAAGCCAGCCGTTTTGCCAAAGAAATCTCCGATGACTTCAACCCTTTGCACAACGCGGACAACAAACGTTTTTGTGTACCTGGCGATTTATTATTCGCCTTGGTTCTGGCTAAAAACGGTTTATCGCAAAAAATGACATTTCAGTACACCGGCATGGTGGGTAAAGAAGCCGCGCTGCGTTTTCCTGATACCGATGAGTCACAATTCACTATTACTGACACCAACGACAAAAACTACCTCAATGTTGAACGTGGCGGCGAAAACATTAAAGAGCTGAATATCATCGAAGCTTTTTCAAAGGCTTATGTTGCGTTTTCCGGTCTCAGTTTTCCACATATCCTGGTACCATTAATGCAGCAGCATAATGCCATGATCAACCCGGAAAGGCCGATGGTGATCTATGAGAGCATGGCTTTTGATTTACAGCAACTAGACATGACTAAACCTGAACTCAAGCTTAACGACAGCCAGCTTGAGGTCAACGGTAAACGTGGCCAAGTAACAATGAAGTTTGATATTCTTGATCAAGGCCAGCTTATTGGAACCGGACTAAAAACCATGGTTTTGGGCGGCCTAAGGGAGTATGACCAAGATGCCATTGATAATCTGATCGCGGTCTATGAAAGCGCCAAGTCAGACTATAAAGCGGCTTAGCTGGCTAGATAGAAGCTAAATTCGCCTCAGCTAATCACGTACTGGCTGAGGCGGAAAAACCCAAACTATTGCAATGCGTTACATCCCCTCCAGCACTTCAATCGGCTCTCATTTCGTTTCATCATCCATAATTCAGATTGATATTTAAGTGCCATTTACATACAATTCCCTTTTTTCAGGTGCATGGCTAGCCATCTAGCCAAGTTAAACGGGAAGACAGGTGCGATTCATTCAATTCCTGCGCTGCCCCCGCAACGGTAATAGAGAAAACCGACAAGAACACCATTGGAGCCTCGCTCTGAGAAGGTTGTTGGAAACCGCTCTTAAGCCCGGATACCGGCCTGAAAACAGTGCTTGGATTTTTCAAAATTAATTCAGCACTTTACCCGATTGCGGTGGGCAATACGGAGATAAAGTTGTTTTCAGAAATACCCTTATCTTTGCAGAGTCTGCAGACCCTGCCCGTTTGCCTTCGTTCATTACGTTTTATGAATTGAAGGAATAACATGAACTTTACTTTAAAACTGAGCCATCTCAGTCTTGGCATATCCTTAGCATCCATTGCCTTTACAACACAGGCTGCTATGCAAACAACATCAACCTTATCTGATATTTTTATTACCTCAAAAGATAAGCGCACCACTCTACATAGCTATGCGACCCGTATTTATACAGCCAACGATATTCGCGAAAGTGGCGCCCAGAACCTGAGTGAATTTCTATCGCAAAACACACAGATTCAAGTACAACCGGCTTATGGTAATCCTTTTAGCTCGTCTTTGGATTTAGCGGGCTACGGCATAGAAAGTGGCCATGAAAACATTCAGATCATTGTCGACGGCCATAGTTTGAACAATATCGATGGTGCCGCGGTGCAATTGAATAACATTGATTTAAACTCAATTCAATCGATTGCCATACTAAGAGGAGCCGGTTCGGTATTGAGCGGTAATAACAGCAGCGCCGGCGCGATTATCATTAAGACAACAAATCCATTAGAGACAAAGCAAAACATCAATCTAGAGGCTTATCAATCCGCCTACAATGAATCCAATAAGACCCTGAATATCTATGAAAAAGGTCAGCTAGATAACCTTAAACTGGCCACACATATCCATGCCAACCAATACCAGAATGACGGCTCCATTATCGTTAAGGCTGATGGCCGCAAAAACCAATCCGAGAGTCGCACCCTTTCTTTAGGGCTGAATGGCGAATATAAAACCAGTCAATTTAACCTAAAGGTTGAAAACAGCGCTTCAGACCTGATTTATGTCGGTTCCACAACTTTGGCGGACTTCCAACAAGATCCCGCCACGGCACAAACCAACGGCACCCATCAAGATTTTGAGCGTCAAAGCTATCAGGCAAAATGGCAACAACAACTAAACAAAAACCATACATTCGCTTACAGTTTGCTACAAACCAGACAAACCTCTCGTTATATCGATTATGGCTCTCGTAACGACTATCTGAGCAATAAACATAAACTCGAACTGAGCAGTCATTGGCAAGACCTTGCCGTACAAGCCGGCTTCAATAGCACCCAAGCCTACCGGGACAGCCAAGGCTGGAGTAGCAATAGAACTCACCGTGATGATCAGGGACACTTTGCACTTGTCAATTACCAGTTCAATAATCAACTGACGGTGAACGCCGGTGTTCGTCAACAGTCTTTCGACTACCACTACCAAAGCAGTACCGCCGATAACCAACGTAGTGACCGCTTAAATGCAAGCAATATTGGTGTTAATTATCAAGTCGATAATCATTCCAACTGGTACGCCAATTACAATGAGGGGTTCTTGGCACCCAACATCGACCGATTCTTCTTATTCAACGGCAGTTTCAACGGTTTTATTGAGCCTATGACGAACCAGAATCTGACCATCGGTTACAATCAAACAACGCAAAGTTTTGATTTTGAAATCGAAGCGTTTAACAACCGGTTGAAAAATGAGATTTACTATAACCCGGCTACTTTTCAAAACACCAACTTGGATAACAGCCATAAACACGGCTTAAACCTGAATGCTAAGCTGTATTTGAATAAGCTCAACCTAGGTGCCGGTTACAGTTATGTCAAAGCGACAATCGAGTCTGGAAGTTATGCCGGAAAAATCTTACCTGGCGTTGCTGAAAATACGCTAAGCCTATTCGCTCAATATGATATGGACAATAGCCAACTGTTTTCTGCTTTACCAACACAGAGCTTGCGCCTGGAACATAAACAAACCAGTGCCCTTTATGCGATATCTGACTTTGACAACAGTTTAAGGCGTCATCCAGGCTATCAAAGTACCGATATCAGCTATAAACTGGCAAATAAAAACCTAAGCATCACCTTAGGTGTGAATAATCTGTTTGCGCACAAAAATGGTCTTTATGTTGCCAGCGCCGGTAATATCAAGGTCTACCCGACTTTATATGAGCGCCGTTACTTTGCCCAGCTTAATTTCGCGCTTTAATAAGCAAGATAAATAGGTAAAAAAAACAAGTCCATAATAGGTGTTAGAAATGACAAACAAACCCCCTTCAAAACAGGATCAGTATCACCAAAAACGCATGCAACGTAAAAAGGCGCAAATTGATGCGTCCATAGCCAAGGCGGATATTGAAAAAGGTGTCATGTTGGTGGTCACCGGTAATGGCAAAGGCAAATCGACCTCCGCTTTTGGTATGGTGGCACGTGCCTTGGGGCATGGTCTTCGCGTCGGTGTTTGTCAATTTATCAAAAGCCGAACCGACACCGGTGAGGAGGCTTTTTTTCGCCAACAGGAAAATGTTGAATGGCATGTTCTTGGTGACGGTTTTACCTGGGACACCCAGGACCGTCAAGGCGATATCGATAGCGCGAAACGTGGCTGGCAAGTAGCAGAAACAATGTTGCAAGACAGCCGTTTTGATCTGGTGGTTCTCGATGAACTCACCTATCTGTTAAGTCTCGATTATCTTGATAAAGAACCGGTTCTGTCGGCACTAGCCAAGCGTCCTGCACAACAGCATGTTGTGGTCACTGGTCGCTCCGCCATTGTCGAACTCAAAGACATGGCCGATACCGTATCCGATATTCGTGATGAAAAACACGCCTATACCAGTGGTATTAAGGCACAACAAGGTGTCGATTGGTGATTCAGATCGCACCGTTTTTAAATCGTTATGCTAAAGCCGTTTTGCTGCTGTGTGGGCTAACCGGCTTTAGTGCTAATGGGCTGGCAAATAGCGATAGCAACCGTGATATTCAACGTATTGTCAGTCTCTCCCCACATTTAACCGAACTGGTTTATTCTGCCGGTGGCGGTGCAAAACTGGTTGGCGCTATCGAATATTCCGACTACCCAGCGCAAGCCAAAAGCTTACCGAGAGTAGGCAATTATCAATCCATCAATATCGAGCGCATTATCGCCTTAAAACCGGATCTTATTCTAAGCTGGAAAAACGGCAATCGAGCGCGAGATATAGAAAAACTGCAATCTTTAGGTTTTAACGTTTGGCAAACCCAGACCAATAATCTAGAAGATATCGGTCATTTGATTGCCGCTATCGGTAAACGCTTAGGCACAAAAAAAATCGCTGAAAATAAAAACCGGCAACTGCAAAAGACTCTACAGGACCTAAGCCAACAATATGCTCAGCGAGAGAAAATTTCGACCTTCTATCAACTATGGCAACGCCCGCTGATGACCGTTAACGGTTCGCACTTTATTAGCTTGGCGTTAAATATTTGCGGTGCCGAAAATATTTTTGCCGAACTGCCTTTAATTGCACCGGAAGTCAGCATTGAAAGTGTTATTAACGCCAATCCAAAACTGATTTTATTAGGCGGACAAAAACAGTTTCAGCAAAGCTGGATGCAAGACTGGCAAACCTATGATTTGATTAGCGCGGTGAAGAATCAACAAATTTACCGACTCGATAATAACCTACTGCAAAGACCGACCGAACGTTTTATTAAAGCCCTTCCAGAACTATGTCGAACAATTGATCAAGCACGCCTAAAGATGGATGAATGACAATGGATTATGGATTTGAACTAAACAGATAGTAGATCAGATAACCGCCATACATGACAATCATTACCAGACTCAATAAGGTAATCGGCCTTAAGCCTTTCTGCTCGACTTGAATACCTTGTTTGGCTAATTGGCGTTGACGCCATTTATGTTTGATTAACCAGTAGAAAAAAACCACTACCGCCAATAATGTCAGGTATTTAAGCATAATAAAAAGTTGGGATCATTTAAAATTTTCAGCGCTCAATTTCTGGCGCACCTTAATCAAGTCCGATTCGGTATCGACACCGATTCCGGCATCCATTAACGCATCCAAAACAAGAATTTTCTCGCCATGCCATAAAACTCTTAGCTGCTCGAGTTTCTCCACCTGCTCCAGATCGCAAGCCGGCCAAGCAACATACTGCTTAACAAACCCTGCTGTGTAGGCATAAAGCCCGATATGGCGCTTATAATGCCAATTGCTCGGCATCTGCCTGTCTGTTAAGGCAAACTCGTCGCGCGCCCACGGCAACGCCGCTCGGCTGAAATTAATCGCATAGTTGTGCGCATCACGCGTGACTTTTACCGCATGCGCATCAAACACCGTATCGATATCCTCAATCGGCTCGCAAAGTGTTGCCATGTGCGCCACCACACCTCGATCATTGAGCTGATTGGCCAAACCTTGTGCAACCTGATGAATCAATTCCGGAGGCAACATCGGTTCATCGCCCTGGACATTGACGATCACTTCATTGTCATCAAGCTGCAAGAGATCAATGACTTCCGCGATACGCTCCGTACCGGATTGATGATGATCAGAAGTTAGACAGACCTCAGCACCAAACGCCAAACAAGCTTGCTCAACCTGCTTAGATTCCGTGGTAATGATAATGCGCTCAGCACCGGACTTTTTGGCTTGCAGCCAAGTCCATTGAATCATTGGATAACCATGGATATCCATCAGCGGCTTGCCCGGTAAACGGCTCGATTGGAAACGCGCAGGAATAATAACGGTGAAGGACACGCTTAACTCACTTTAAAAATCAACAACAAGAACAGATAAAACAGTACGCCTAGGCTTTTTGCTTGCGGTATTTTTCCACTTCGTCGCTACTTAATTGACGCGCTTCATCTTCCAATAAAATAGGAATACCATCTCGCACGGGAAATGCCAGATTCGCGGCTGTAGAAATCAGTTCCTGATTCGCTTTATCGAAAATCAATTTGGTTTTACTTACCGGACAAACCAGAATATCTAATAGCTTTGGATCCATTTCAGCCTCTTTTAACGTCTACAAAATTAAGACGTATTTCAATATCGTGCTTAATTAAATCAAGCATTCACTTGATTAAGAATTTGATTAAACAGCTCATCGGAACAGTGCGGTGCAATTTGCAAATACCACCAATGGCTCTCGTCTTGAGCAAACGTTTGACATTTTACCGCATCTTTTTCCGTCATAAGCAAAGGTTTTACAGTTAACGCCGACAGATCTTGTTTCAAGGACTTGCTGCCTGAACCTAACAGTTGATCAAAATCTTGCTTCTGATAGGCATAATGATCGGCAAAGGCCTTGGCTTCAACCGTCAATCCTAAACGCTCTAAGCTATTGAAAAACCTTTGTGGATTGCCTATACCGGCAATAGCGATAACCTCGGGATATTGCGCGACAAACTCTTTGATGGAAAGCCTTTTTTGCGGATTGCCGACCTGACGAAAACCGATCGGCTGTAATTGCATGGCATAGGCGTTTTTCTGCTCAACGTCTAATTCAGGAATAGCCTGGTTTTCATCAAGACCGTTCCAAACGGTAAAATCGACTTTGGCGATACGCTGCATCGGTTCGCGTAAAGGGCCTGCCGGTAAACACCACCCATTACCAAAACCACGCTCGGCATCAATCAAGACAATCTCAATATCACGCGCTAGGCCATAGTGCTGTAAACCATCGTCACTGATAACCACATCACAATCATATCGCTCATTCAGTAATGCCAATGCTTCAGCACGCCGTGGAGATACCGCAACCGGACAACCGGTCTGCTTCGCCAACATATAAGGCTCATCGCCGACCTCCATCACAGAGGTCTGAGCACAAACCAATTTAGGCCAGTGAGCATTATTAGCGCCATAACCGCGACTGAGAATGCCGACAGAGATTCCCTGCCGTTTGAAACGCTCAACCAACCAGAGAATAAACGGCGTTTTTCCACTGCCGCCAACGACCACATTACCGACCACAATAACGGTCTGCTTTGCTTTTTTGCTTTGAGGGCTCTTCGCCACCTCAAATTGTTTCAGTCGACGGCTTGCTTCCCAACAGACAAGCTGACTCAAAGGCCATAACAACCGGCTTTGCCAATTACGTTTTTTCCAAAAGGCGGGCCAACTCACTGATAAAAGATTCCTTGCTGTGTTGCATTACAGCGATGATGATACCATTTCATAAGCTTTTTGCGGGCTTGGTAACCTAATTTAATTTGTTCGTCAAAGACAAAACTCAAGGCGCCGGAACAAGCGGTATTCCACCACTTGACCTGCCTCTCATGCGGAGGTTCTTTATCACCGAGCTTAGCCGAACTGTTCGAGCCAGTTTGATTGTGAGCAATATCATATTGATCTGTCTGAGTTTGTCGTCTTTTCTCGCTATAGTCTTGAATACGTTTTAAAGTCTCCTTAGCCGGAAACTGGTAACGGTTTTTGTAACCCGATGAAAATACGATATGCTCAGGTTTGACCGCATCCAACCAATCCGCTGAAGTCGAGTATTTGCTGCCGTGATGACCCGCTACCAATAGATCTGCATTCAATTTTTCAACGTCAGTATCAAAGTGCTGCATAATCCGCCGCTCCACTTTGACACTCGCATCTCCCATCAGTAGTGCTGAGCTTTGTGAATTCGAGACCTTGAGCACACAAGAGCTGTCATTATCTGACAGACTGGTTTTCAACATCGCTCTAGTCGGTGAAATGAATTCGAACCTTACGCCATCAAGTAGCCAGCTTTGACCGGCAACACAAGCTTGCCAAACAGGCGTGTGCCCGTTATTCATTATGGATACGGGCATTTTTTCGACCTGCCCGCTGACCAATTGCTTGACCGGAATGGCGTTAACAAGAGAGGGTATCCCACCGGCGTGATCGTTATCGCTATGGCTGATAATCAATTTATCTATTTGCGGCCACTGCTTAAATTTCAGATAAGGCAAAATCGCAATATTTGCGGCATCTGTTGTCCCCCACCTGGCACCACTATCATAAACAACAAGATGACGTTGGGTTGCCACTACCACCGACAACCCTTGACCGACATCGATTATGGTCATCTCGAAATGCGCCGCTTCAGCTTCACCGCTAAAAGCATCCATTGGCTTTGCAAAAGGCGCCTCCATTCCAGCCTTGATCGTTTGATTTTGGCTGACCAGAGGCCAAATTAAAATCAGCAACATCACAACCGGTAACAGCAATAAACTGTTTCTTTGTAAGGGTCTGGCCAATATTTTCAGTCTGGATTGCGCTGCGTTAACAAAAGTATTCTGCTCTTCGGTTGTTGCTGAGATGTCTTCCCGCCCACTATCCAAAACAACCACGTCGGTTTGAGCTTGAGTTTCTGCCATTATCAACAAACCGAAAAACAACGCCATTGCCATCAATAACCACCCGATTGACACCTGAGGGTACTGCAAAACCAGATGATGTGTTAATGACCACTGTTGCAGTTGTTGCAGATACAGCCATATCCCCTGCCAAATAAAATCGCTTATTTGCCATAAATAGGATGACATAAATTCATTGACCGCTGACATCAATGTCGTGCCAAGCAATAAAGGTAGTCCCAGTAAACTGACGACAGGCACCACAAGCAAATTTGCCAACCAACTTAATAAGGGTAATTGGCCAAAATAAAACACCACAAGCGGAGCCAATCCCCAGGTTAAAAACCACTGCACCGCAATAAGCTTTTTAAAATATCCCGCCTGTTTAAATACTTGTAAACTGATAAAAATAATCGCCACTGCGACAAACGATAGCCAAAAGCCAACCGTTAATAGCGACATCGGGTGCCAGATGACGATCATTAACGCCGCTAAGGCCAAAGCACGCCAAGGGTTAAAATGACGTCTAAAGAAAACGAATATCAATAAAGCCATTACCATTAACCAGGCTCGCTGGGTCGGTATTGACGCGCCGGAAACCAACAGATATAAAGAAGCTAACAGTAAAGCGCCGCTTGCAGCCAAAACAGGGCGGTTCAGGCTTTCAAAACGATACAGATATACCCACCATAGGCCTCTGAATAGTAGATAACCTAGCATTGCCATAATGCCCATATGCAGGCCGGATATGGCCATTAAATGGGTGGTGCCGGTTTGCCTGAATACTTGCCACTGTTCATCGCTGATCAGACTTTTATTGCCCACCAACAATGCTTGATAAATTGCCGCCAAAGAAGGATTTTCGGCAGACTTAGAAATTAGCTCGGAGATACGGTATCGCCAACTATCCGCTGCAAAAATCGATTGGGAACCGAGTTTTTTGGCGCTCGCCAGTGCCAGCCCATTTTTATTGTATTGCACGCCACTGATATAACCTTTGGCGCTAATGCCCTGCTGCAGGAGCCAAGCCTCATAATCAAGCGCACCTAAATTCATGGCGCCATGATTCTGTTTTAATTTAGCGACAAACTGCCAGGATTCGCCTAATTTGGGTAATGATTGTAATACGGATAACTGCTTGTCACTTAAATACCAATTCAGTTGCAGCTTGGGCTGGATAAACTGGTAATTCAGCCGCGCGTTCTGATTGACCGGTTTATCGCTGATGGCTTTTATAGCATCGGTTTTCACGGTGAATTGAAGTTTATGGCGTGATCCGCTCTTCTGATGCTTGACAGGTTCGACCAACTTACCCGAAACCAGCACTGCGCGGTCATAATAGTTATCTGGAATCAAGTTAATGAAAAAAGCCTGCGAAAAAACCATTATCAAGCCTATAATAAAGGCTGATACCGAATTTAGCCCCCAACAGAGCCACTGGCGGTTTTGCTCTAAAATTCGGGCTGACAAGGGCTTGGAATTTGACATACGCCAAGCAAACACTAAAATTCCAAGCAGCACACAGAAAACGGCCAGTTGAAACTGTTCAGCGGGTAATTCCGACCATTGGAATCCCCAGATAACAGTGAACAGCAAAATAATGACGAACTGAATAAACATGCCGAAAAAACTCATTAAACGTTATCTTCCCCACCCGGATAAAATCAAAAAAGCCAAAGGCTTAGGTGTTCTGGGTGAATGGCTGCATAACCCCAATATCTGGCATTTAAATCGTCACAGCGTATCCAAGGCTTTTATTATTGGTCTGTTCTGGATGTCTATTCCGATTCCTTCGCAAATGATCACCGCCGCAATCAGTGCAGTACTGTTTCGTGCCAACTTGCCGTTAAGTGTCGCTCTGGTCTGGATCAGTAACCCGATTACCATGGGGCCTATTTTCTATTTCAATTATTTGGTCGGCACCTGGATTCTGGGTACAGAGGCCGAAGAAGAGTTAGGGTTTGAACTCAGTTGGAACTGGATTATCCACACCCTCGGTGATTTATGGCTACCGCTCTATTTAGGCAGCGCGGTAGTAGGAATTGCGCTAGGGATTTTGGCCTATTTATTGATTCAATTGGCCTGGCGTATGCATGTTATACAGAACTGGAATAACCGCAAACAAAACAAGTCATAACAAAACTCGCAGCGATTGCTAGATTGACGTGAAACGGCGCTGCAATCGGTGTTAATCGTCATTACGATTTTTCGTTCATAGCCTCCAAAGCCTGCAATACCTTGGCGTTGACGCTGCCTTTGGTAAACTTACCCTTTTTCGTCAAACTCCCCGCTTTCAAACCGGTAAACAACGCCACCGCATCATCGATATGTTTCACCGTATAGATATGGAAACGGCCGCTTTCCACCGCCTCGCGCACTTCGGCATTCAACATTAAGTGGCCGGCATTAGCCTGCGGAATCACCACGCCCTGAGTTCCTGTTAACCCCCGGGCATAACAGATTTTATAGAACCCTTCGATTTTCTCGTTAACACCGCCAATCGGCTGAACCTCACCAAACTGGTTTATCGAACCGGTGATCGCCAGATCCTGCCGCATCGGCAACTGTGCAATCGATGACAACAACGCCAATAGCTCGGCGGAAGACGCAGAATCACCCTCGACTCCATTGTAGGACTGCTCCATCACAATCGAGCCACTGAAACCCAAAGCACGCTTTTTCATATAACGACCACGTATATAACCCGATAAGATCAGCATTCCTTTGGAATGGATCGGCCCGGCCATCTCCACTTCACGCTCGATATCGACCACCCCTTCATCACCGGCTGAAGCCTGTGCGGTAATGCGCACCGGTTGGCCGAAAGTCTGACGGCCAACCGTCAATACCGTCAAGCCGTTAACCATACCGACATGCTCGCCTTGAGTCAGAATCAGTACCTGCTGTTCAGTAATTGCGCGGTGATAATATTCCTCCACCAAACCGGTATGAAAATCACGTTGCTGGATAGTCGCTTCAATGGTGTTACGGTTGACTGTCTGTTCACCGCGAGCTCGTGCATAGGCATTGGCCTCAGCCAAAACATCTCGCAAAATCGCTTTATTGCTATAGATACGACTTTCATCCTCAGCCATTCGTGAGGCATACTCAATCAAACGCTCATAGGCCGAAATATCCACCGGTAAGTCATCCCATTCTTCGATTTCGGATGCCAACTGTTTGGCCAAGGTCAACTCATGTTCCGGAGTACGGGTCAGCTCAACTTCAAATTCAACCTGAACCTTAAATAATCGGCTGAATTGCGCATCAATATCCTGCAGCGCATAAAAATGTGCGGCTTGACCAATCAATACCAAGGTCAGATTCAACGGGAAATCCGGCAAGTGATAAGGCGCAACATTGCTGCTTGAAGGCACTTCAAAAGTCAGCTGCTTGCTCATTAAGGCCGCCTTCAGGTTAGACCAGATTTCAGGATCTTTAAGAACCGATTGCACACTCAACATCAAATAACCGCCATTGGCTTTTTGCAACAGCCCGGCCTGATGGCTCATCGCCAAACTGACCGTATCAGTAGCATTGGCGGCAGCCGAATTAATGGTGTAACCGAACAATTTCGGCATAGATGCGTTTTGCTCATAAATAATCGGGGCATGTTTGACATCACGATTATCAACCAGCAGATTCACCTCATAGATAGACAGACCTTGCTGTTCTGACAGTAGCTCATCCAAACTGGAAATATTGTTGGCGGTCACCTCATCGCTGCTTTGATCCCAGAACAAATGCAGTTTGGAGACAATGCTTTTTTGCAATGCATCCAGGTAAGCAATCACTTCCGGCGTTTTACCAAATTCCATTTTCAAGGTCTTGATATGCGGATCGAGATGCTCATTGGCGACCTCTGTATTGAGACGCTTACCGGCATCCAAATATTCGTGCTGTAAAAACGGGAAGTGTGTCAGCCCTTTATTCAAAGCCTCTTCAATCTGATCAAACGCCTTAATAAAATGCTTTTGGGTATTTTCATCAAAGGTTTTCAATTCGGCGGCACGATAGGTCTTATCATCAATAATCGCACTCAGGACAAAGTTGTTTTCGGTCTGCGAAATCGACACACTAAGCTGTTCGGAAAGCTCAAATGCCGGCATCAACACCGCCTCTTGCTTGGCAGCGAGTTCGTTTTCCAGCTGCTGACTGCGCAACTGATAAGCGTGTCCATCAAACAGAACCGGCAACTGGCTTTTCAACGAGGTGATAAACGCCTCTACCGCATTCTTGAAGGCAATCCCCAAACCTGCCTCGAAATAGAGATACTGTGTCTTATTGGCTTCACTGAAATCCGAAACCAAGACCACGTCTTTCGGCACAGGTTTCAATTTAGCCGATTCACGCAACATTGCCTTGGTCATACCGATACGACCAATCCCCGGTTCGCCCATAATAAAAATATGGTTGTGATTGCGCTTCATATGCAAACCGAAACTCAGCGACTGATAAGCACGCTGATGGAAATGCTGCATGAAATCAAGCACTTCGGCATCCTTACCTTTGCTTTTATCGACTTTAAACGCTTTTTTACTTAATTTGCTGTATCGGTATAACTGCGAGACTTCAAGTTTTTGCATAAAACTCAATCAACCTTTCTGACAGGGGCTCTTCGAAATGCGAGGCAATTTTTTGAGCATTTTGACTTGTTATTTTTCATTCACTATAACAAAAAAGCCCGCATCAGTAGCGGGCTTTTTTCGTTATAACGGCACAGAAAAACCGCACCGCATATTTTTTATAACTAAATCAATTAGTCACGCGGTGGGTTGGCATGGATACGGTGAATAGCGAGGTCGGCACCTTGATACTGTTCGTCCTCGTCCATACGTAAAGTCGCAACCTTGTGAACGAATAGGTAAACAATGTAACCACCAACAAATGCCACCAGAATACCTAAACCGGTACCGATCAACTGAGACATCATCGAAACGCCACCTAGACCGCCTAATGCCGTCGAACCGAAGATACCTACCGCAATCGCACCCCACATGCCGCAAAGCCCGTGCAGTGGCCATACACCTAACACATCATCGATTTTCAGTGTTTTCTGTGTCCAAGTGAATGTCTTAACAA
Above is a window of Thiomicrorhabdus sediminis DNA encoding:
- a CDS encoding DUF3581 family protein, which produces MYLNDFHRIENNNVFITPQQASRFAKEISDDFNPLHNADNKRFCVPGDLLFALVLAKNGLSQKMTFQYTGMVGKEAALRFPDTDESQFTITDTNDKNYLNVERGGENIKELNIIEAFSKAYVAFSGLSFPHILVPLMQQHNAMINPERPMVIYESMAFDLQQLDMTKPELKLNDSQLEVNGKRGQVTMKFDILDQGQLIGTGLKTMVLGGLREYDQDAIDNLIAVYESAKSDYKAA
- a CDS encoding TonB-dependent receptor plug domain-containing protein, with protein sequence MQTTSTLSDIFITSKDKRTTLHSYATRIYTANDIRESGAQNLSEFLSQNTQIQVQPAYGNPFSSSLDLAGYGIESGHENIQIIVDGHSLNNIDGAAVQLNNIDLNSIQSIAILRGAGSVLSGNNSSAGAIIIKTTNPLETKQNINLEAYQSAYNESNKTLNIYEKGQLDNLKLATHIHANQYQNDGSIIVKADGRKNQSESRTLSLGLNGEYKTSQFNLKVENSASDLIYVGSTTLADFQQDPATAQTNGTHQDFERQSYQAKWQQQLNKNHTFAYSLLQTRQTSRYIDYGSRNDYLSNKHKLELSSHWQDLAVQAGFNSTQAYRDSQGWSSNRTHRDDQGHFALVNYQFNNQLTVNAGVRQQSFDYHYQSSTADNQRSDRLNASNIGVNYQVDNHSNWYANYNEGFLAPNIDRFFLFNGSFNGFIEPMTNQNLTIGYNQTTQSFDFEIEAFNNRLKNEIYYNPATFQNTNLDNSHKHGLNLNAKLYLNKLNLGAGYSYVKATIESGSYAGKILPGVAENTLSLFAQYDMDNSQLFSALPTQSLRLEHKQTSALYAISDFDNSLRRHPGYQSTDISYKLANKNLSITLGVNNLFAHKNGLYVASAGNIKVYPTLYERRYFAQLNFAL
- the cobO gene encoding cob(I)yrinic acid a,c-diamide adenosyltransferase — its product is MTNKPPSKQDQYHQKRMQRKKAQIDASIAKADIEKGVMLVVTGNGKGKSTSAFGMVARALGHGLRVGVCQFIKSRTDTGEEAFFRQQENVEWHVLGDGFTWDTQDRQGDIDSAKRGWQVAETMLQDSRFDLVVLDELTYLLSLDYLDKEPVLSALAKRPAQQHVVVTGRSAIVELKDMADTVSDIRDEKHAYTSGIKAQQGVDW
- a CDS encoding cobalamin-binding protein, producing MIQIAPFLNRYAKAVLLLCGLTGFSANGLANSDSNRDIQRIVSLSPHLTELVYSAGGGAKLVGAIEYSDYPAQAKSLPRVGNYQSINIERIIALKPDLILSWKNGNRARDIEKLQSLGFNVWQTQTNNLEDIGHLIAAIGKRLGTKKIAENKNRQLQKTLQDLSQQYAQREKISTFYQLWQRPLMTVNGSHFISLALNICGAENIFAELPLIAPEVSIESVINANPKLILLGGQKQFQQSWMQDWQTYDLISAVKNQQIYRLDNNLLQRPTERFIKALPELCRTIDQARLKMDE
- the kdsB gene encoding 3-deoxy-manno-octulosonate cytidylyltransferase; this encodes MSFTVIIPARFQSSRLPGKPLMDIHGYPMIQWTWLQAKKSGAERIIITTESKQVEQACLAFGAEVCLTSDHHQSGTERIAEVIDLLQLDDNEVIVNVQGDEPMLPPELIHQVAQGLANQLNDRGVVAHMATLCEPIEDIDTVFDAHAVKVTRDAHNYAINFSRAALPWARDEFALTDRQMPSNWHYKRHIGLYAYTAGFVKQYVAWPACDLEQVEKLEQLRVLWHGEKILVLDALMDAGIGVDTESDLIKVRQKLSAENFK
- a CDS encoding Trm112 family protein codes for the protein MDPKLLDILVCPVSKTKLIFDKANQELISTAANLAFPVRDGIPILLEDEARQLSSDEVEKYRKQKA